A stretch of the Conger conger chromosome 3, fConCon1.1, whole genome shotgun sequence genome encodes the following:
- the LOC133124632 gene encoding polyamine-transporting ATPase 13A3-like isoform X1, whose product MERVEKERWRDAERTAGQWINRGEEEEMVRAMHPNSHPSNPPFIPSEVCGFVPCAWRLCVLAVGCVLSGGLLALLLLWVPQWSVRWACTPAPLHLASVLLLRTTDEFGQYFRVWVQTLQAAGVDPLGLGAAGEEAEVGQSFSKGLLDSAQPQQVRCFCLQSVVYVWSAASQGFARLTALDCGVPVTDFYCRHSAGLPPSAQQYRRLFYGINQIEVKVPSIPKLLVKEVLNPFYLFQVFSVILWSLDDYYYYASAILMMSLLSVCTSLYTVRKQYILLHDMVSAHNVVRCTIYRGDQDTEEILSTDLVPGDVMVIPANGMMMPCDAALIGGTCIVNESMLTGESVPVTKTQLPLSPCGGGPDGALPEPLYDPEEHRRHTLFCGTQVIQTRYYSGERVRAVVVRTGFSTVKGQLVRSILYPKPSDFQLYRDAIRFLLGLVCVAAGGMAYSIYISASMGESVGRILVEALDIITITVPPALPAAMTAGIVYAQHRLRQKGIFCTSPQRINTSGQINLVCFDKTGTLTEDGLDLWGIQTVQDNRFSPPEQEVATEGQPHSPFLIAMASCHSLTRIEGQLTGDPLDIKMFEATGWVLEEPSPDETSNHDLIMPTVVRPTKPYPLETPPCQEQDPDIRELMGRYEVGVLAQFPFASGLQRMSVVTRVLGERRLRAYLKGAPETVVRLCRPETVPGDFWEVLDSYTRQGLRVIALAHRQLEPKLTWHRLHTINREVIECEMEFLGLLILQNKLKPQTVPVLAELHRANIRTVMVTGDSMLTAVSVARECGLIPAHSQVIITEAQSPREGQPATVSWSYSQDSPHTQRPLSPAAPQESRVSVGPQPPPAPPSYHFAMSGRTFAIILEHFSELLPKLLLCGTVYARMAPDQKTQLVEELQKVDYYVAMCGDGANDCGALKRAHTGISLSELEASVASPFTSRTPDISCVPHLIREGRAALVTSFCVFKFMALYSIIQYLCVLLLYSILSNMGDSQYLFIDIGIIMSLAFTMSLSPAWTELVAQRPPSSLLSPSLLLSVIGQILLALSFQTATFLLAHTYSCEPAQNETHPSDWLVGNLSAMTANGSGMLMTDEEEDESHNIQNLQNTSLFFVSGCQYLTVALVFNRGPPFRQPLYTNYLFVLCILSCYCFLVVILLYPVPALQDFFQLVCIPMEWRLTLLGLIVVNLILAFTLESIIIDCKEIWQRQCTGQKLHDPHTDTHCSQMEVDGMSLQRSPHGSCCHSSHPPRARYQRLAQELLLDPGWPPHPSSKVKPPSCPESSIVQGQAPQTTPL is encoded by the exons ATGGAGagagtggagaaggagaggtggagggatgcagagagaacagctggccaGTGGATCAACcgcggggaggaggaggagatggtgAGGGCCATGCACCCCAACAGCCATCCTTCCAATCCTCCGTTCATTCCATCA gaggTGTGTGGCTTTGTGCCGTGTGCTTGGCGGctgtgtgtgctggctgtggGCTGCGTGCTCTCGGGGGGTCTgctggccctgctgctgctctgggTGCCCCAGTGGAGCGTCCGCTGGGCCTGCACCCCTGCACCCCTGCACCTGGCGTCTGTGCTGTTACTGCGCACCACT GATGAGTTTGGCCAGTACTTCCGGGTTTgggtgcagacactgcaggctgCTGGGGTGGACCCCCTTGggctgggtgcagcaggagagGAAGCAGAGGTGGGACAGAGCTTTAGCAAGGGACTGCTGGATAGTGCACAACCTCAACAG GTGCGGTGTTTCTGCCTTCAGTCAGTGGTGTATGTGTGGAGCGCCGCGTCCCAGGGCTTCGCCCGGCTCACTGCTCTGGACTGCGGCGTCCCAGTGACAGACTTCTACTGTCGGCATAGCGCCGGACTTCCGCCAAGTGCACAGcaatatag gaggcTGTTCTATGGAATCAATCAGATTGAAGTGAAAGTGCCTTCTATTCCTAAGCTACTCGTCAAGGAG GTGCTCAACCCTTTCTATCTCTTCCAAGTCTTCAGTGTTATCCTCTGGTCTCTGGATGATTACTATTACTACGCCTCAGCTATCttaatgatgtcactgctatCTGTCTGTACCTCACTGTATACTGTCCGTAAG CAATACATCCTGCTCCATGACATGGTGTCTGCCCACAATGTGGTGAGGTGCACCATCTACAGAGGAGACCAAG ACACTGAGGAGATCCTTTCAACGGACCTAGTACCTGGTGATGTCATGGTAATCCCAGCCAATGGCATGATGATGCCCTGTGATGCAGCTTTAATAGGCGGGACctgtattgttaatgagagcatGCTGACAG GGGAGAGTGTGCCAGTGACCAAGACCCAGTTGCCGCTGTCCCCCTGTGGTGGTGGCCCAGATGGTGCCCTCCCAGAGCCCCTGTATGACCCAGAAGAACATCGCAGACACACCCTCTTCTGTGGTACACAGGTTATCCAGACACGCTACTACAGCGGAGAAAGGGTGCGAGCTGTGGTCGTccgcacag GGTTCTCCACAGTGAAGGGGCAGCTGGTCAGGTCCATCCTGTACCCAAAGCCTTCGGACTTCCAGCTCTACCGAGATGCCATTCGCTTCCTgctggggctggtgtgtgtaGCGGCCGGGGGCATGGCCTACTCCATCTACATCAGCGCTTCCATGGGG GAGTCAGTGGGGCGCATCCTGGTGGAGGCCCTggacatcatcaccatcacgGTGCCACCAGCGCTGCCGGCCGCCATGACCGCCGGGATTGTGTACGCCCAGCATCGCCTGCGGCAGAAGGGCATCTTCTGCACCAGCCCCCAGAGGATCAACACCAGCGGTCAGATCAACCTGGTCTGCTTTGACAAG ACTGGCACTCTGACTGAGGATGGTCTTGACCTGTGGGGAATCCAGACAGTTCAGGACaatag GTTCAGTCCTCCAGAGCAGGAGGTAGCAACAGAGGGCCAGCCTCATTCTCCCTTCCTCATTGCCATGGCGTCCTGCCATTCCCTGACCCGCATTGAGGGACAGTTGACTGGAGATCCTCTGGATATCAAGATGTTTGAGGCCACAGGCTGG GTTCTGGAGGAGCCAAGCCCCGATGAGACCTCCAACCATGACCTCATCATGCCCACCGTGGTCCGGCCCACTAAACCTTACCCCCTGGAAACACCCCCATGTCAGGAGCAGGACCCG GATATCAGAGAACTGATG GGGCGATACGAGGTGGGGGTGTTGGCTCAGTTCCCGTTCGCCTCCGGGCTGCAGCGCATGAGCGTGGTGACTCGTGTCCTGGGGGAGCGCAGACTGCGGGCCTACCTCAAGGGGGCGCCAGAGACTGTGGTGCGTCTGTGCCGCCCAGAGACAG TGCCGGGGGATTTCTGGGAGGTTCTAGACAGCTACACGCGTCAGGGTCTGAGAGTGATCGCACTGGCTCATCGGCAGCTCGAACCCAAGCTCACCTGGCACCGCCTGCACACCATCAACCG TGAGGTGATCGAGTGTGAGATGGAGTTTCTGGGTCTGCTGATCCTGCAGAATAAACTGAAGCCCCAGACAGTACCGGTGCTGGCCGAACTCCACCGAGCCAACATCCGCACCGTCATGGTAACAG GTGACAGCATGCTGACAGCGGTCTCCGTGGCTAGGGAGTGCGGTCTCATCCCAGCCCACTCGCAGGTCATCATCACCGAGGCCCAGTCCCCTCGGGAGGGCCAGCCAGCCACCGTGTCCTGGAGCTACAGCCAGGACAGCCCCCACACGCAACGCCCGCTGTCCCCCGCTGCTCCTCAGGAGAGCCGGGTCAGCGTGGGCCCACagccgccccccgccccgcccagctACCACTTCGCCATGAGCGGCCGCACCTTCGCCATCATCCTGGAGCACTTCTCCGAGCTGCTGCCCAAG TTATTACTGTGTGGGACAGTCTATGCCAGAATGGCCCCAGACCAGAAAACACAGCttgtggaagagctgcagaaagTGGA CTATTATGTGGCAATGTGTGGAGATGGAGCCAACGACTGCGGG GCACTGAAGCGAGCCCACACAgggatctctctctcagagctggaGGCCTCTGTGGCCTCTCCCTTCACCTCTCGAACCCCAGACATCTCTTGTGTGCCACACCTCATCAG gGAGGGAAGGGCGGCTCTAGTGACATCTTTCTGTGTGTTCAAGTTCATGGCCCTCTACAGTATTATCCAGTACCTATGTGTGCTACTTCTCTATTCT ATCCTCAGTAATATGGGAGATTCTCAGTATCTGTTCATCGACATCGGCATTATCATGTCTTTGGCTTTTACCA tgAGCCTCAGCCCCGCCTGGACTGAGTTAGTGGCACagcgccccccctcctccctcctctctccctctcttctgctttCCGTCATCGGGCAGATCTTACTGGCCCTCTCCTTCCAGACGGCCACCTTCCTGCTGGCCCACACATA CTCCTGTGAACCTGCCCAGAATGAGACTCACCcctctgattggttggttggGAACCTATCAGCGATGACAGCCAATGGGAGCGGGATGCTGATGactgatgaagaggaggacgaGTCTCACAATATCCAGAATCTGCAGAATACCAGCCTCTTCTTTGTATCCGGCTGCCAGTACCTCACTGTAGCCCTGGTCTTCAACAGAGGACCTCCATTCAGACAGCCCCTCTACACCAACT ATCTGTTTGTGCTGTGCATCCTGTCCTGCTATTGTTTCTTGGTTGTCATATTGCTATATCCTGTACCAGCCCTGCAGGACTTCtttcag CTGGTCTGTATACCTATGGAGTGGCGGTTGACGCTGCTGGGCCTGATTGTTGTAAACTTGATCCTGGCCTTCACACTGGAG AGCATTATCATAGACTGCAAGGAGATATGGCAGAGGCAGTGCACTGGTCAAAAGCTACAtgatccacacactgacacgcactgcTCACAG ATGGAAGTGGACGGAATGTCACTGCAGCGGAGTCCCCATGGTAGCTGTTGCCATAGTTCCCACCCTCCCCGAGCCCGATACCAGCGTCTGGCTCAAGAGCTCCTGCTGGACCCTGGCTGGCCTCCCCATCCTAGCTCTAAAGTAAAACCTCCTTCCTGCCCTGAAAGTAGCATTGTGCAAGGCCAGGCACCTCAGACAACTCCACTCTGA
- the LOC133124632 gene encoding polyamine-transporting ATPase 13A3-like isoform X5 codes for MQREQLASGSTAGRRRRWRCVALCRVLGGCVCWLWAACSRGVCWPCCCSGCPSGASAGPAPLHPCTWRLCCYCAPLMSLASTSGFGCRHCRLLGWTPLGWVQQERKQRWDRALARDCWIVHNLNRRLFYGINQIEVKVPSIPKLLVKEVLNPFYLFQVFSVILWSLDDYYYYASAILMMSLLSVCTSLYTVRKQYILLHDMVSAHNVVRCTIYRGDQDTEEILSTDLVPGDVMVIPANGMMMPCDAALIGGTCIVNESMLTGESVPVTKTQLPLSPCGGGPDGALPEPLYDPEEHRRHTLFCGTQVIQTRYYSGERVRAVVVRTGFSTVKGQLVRSILYPKPSDFQLYRDAIRFLLGLVCVAAGGMAYSIYISASMGESVGRILVEALDIITITVPPALPAAMTAGIVYAQHRLRQKGIFCTSPQRINTSGQINLVCFDKTGTLTEDGLDLWGIQTVQDNRFSPPEQEVATEGQPHSPFLIAMASCHSLTRIEGQLTGDPLDIKMFEATGWVLEEPSPDETSNHDLIMPTVVRPTKPYPLETPPCQEQDPDIRELMGRYEVGVLAQFPFASGLQRMSVVTRVLGERRLRAYLKGAPETVVRLCRPETVPGDFWEVLDSYTRQGLRVIALAHRQLEPKLTWHRLHTINREVIECEMEFLGLLILQNKLKPQTVPVLAELHRANIRTVMVTGDSMLTAVSVARECGLIPAHSQVIITEAQSPREGQPATVSWSYSQDSPHTQRPLSPAAPQESRVSVGPQPPPAPPSYHFAMSGRTFAIILEHFSELLPKLLLCGTVYARMAPDQKTQLVEELQKVDYYVAMCGDGANDCGALKRAHTGISLSELEASVASPFTSRTPDISCVPHLIREGRAALVTSFCVFKFMALYSIIQYLCVLLLYSILSNMGDSQYLFIDIGIIMSLAFTMSLSPAWTELVAQRPPSSLLSPSLLLSVIGQILLALSFQTATFLLAHTYSCEPAQNETHPSDWLVGNLSAMTANGSGMLMTDEEEDESHNIQNLQNTSLFFVSGCQYLTVALVFNRGPPFRQPLYTNYLFVLCILSCYCFLVVILLYPVPALQDFFQLVCIPMEWRLTLLGLIVVNLILAFTLESIIIDCKEIWQRQCTGQKLHDPHTDTHCSQMEVDGMSLQRSPHGSCCHSSHPPRARYQRLAQELLLDPGWPPHPSSKVKPPSCPESSIVQGQAPQTTPL; via the exons atgcagagagaacagctggccaGTGGATCAACcgcggggaggaggaggagatg gaggTGTGTGGCTTTGTGCCGTGTGCTTGGCGGctgtgtgtgctggctgtggGCTGCGTGCTCTCGGGGGGTCTgctggccctgctgctgctctgggTGCCCCAGTGGAGCGTCCGCTGGGCCTGCACCCCTGCACCCCTGCACCTGGCGTCTGTGCTGTTACTGCGCACCACT GATGAGTTTGGCCAGTACTTCCGGGTTTgggtgcagacactgcaggctgCTGGGGTGGACCCCCTTGggctgggtgcagcaggagagGAAGCAGAGGTGGGACAGAGCTTTAGCAAGGGACTGCTGGATAGTGCACAACCTCAACAG gaggcTGTTCTATGGAATCAATCAGATTGAAGTGAAAGTGCCTTCTATTCCTAAGCTACTCGTCAAGGAG GTGCTCAACCCTTTCTATCTCTTCCAAGTCTTCAGTGTTATCCTCTGGTCTCTGGATGATTACTATTACTACGCCTCAGCTATCttaatgatgtcactgctatCTGTCTGTACCTCACTGTATACTGTCCGTAAG CAATACATCCTGCTCCATGACATGGTGTCTGCCCACAATGTGGTGAGGTGCACCATCTACAGAGGAGACCAAG ACACTGAGGAGATCCTTTCAACGGACCTAGTACCTGGTGATGTCATGGTAATCCCAGCCAATGGCATGATGATGCCCTGTGATGCAGCTTTAATAGGCGGGACctgtattgttaatgagagcatGCTGACAG GGGAGAGTGTGCCAGTGACCAAGACCCAGTTGCCGCTGTCCCCCTGTGGTGGTGGCCCAGATGGTGCCCTCCCAGAGCCCCTGTATGACCCAGAAGAACATCGCAGACACACCCTCTTCTGTGGTACACAGGTTATCCAGACACGCTACTACAGCGGAGAAAGGGTGCGAGCTGTGGTCGTccgcacag GGTTCTCCACAGTGAAGGGGCAGCTGGTCAGGTCCATCCTGTACCCAAAGCCTTCGGACTTCCAGCTCTACCGAGATGCCATTCGCTTCCTgctggggctggtgtgtgtaGCGGCCGGGGGCATGGCCTACTCCATCTACATCAGCGCTTCCATGGGG GAGTCAGTGGGGCGCATCCTGGTGGAGGCCCTggacatcatcaccatcacgGTGCCACCAGCGCTGCCGGCCGCCATGACCGCCGGGATTGTGTACGCCCAGCATCGCCTGCGGCAGAAGGGCATCTTCTGCACCAGCCCCCAGAGGATCAACACCAGCGGTCAGATCAACCTGGTCTGCTTTGACAAG ACTGGCACTCTGACTGAGGATGGTCTTGACCTGTGGGGAATCCAGACAGTTCAGGACaatag GTTCAGTCCTCCAGAGCAGGAGGTAGCAACAGAGGGCCAGCCTCATTCTCCCTTCCTCATTGCCATGGCGTCCTGCCATTCCCTGACCCGCATTGAGGGACAGTTGACTGGAGATCCTCTGGATATCAAGATGTTTGAGGCCACAGGCTGG GTTCTGGAGGAGCCAAGCCCCGATGAGACCTCCAACCATGACCTCATCATGCCCACCGTGGTCCGGCCCACTAAACCTTACCCCCTGGAAACACCCCCATGTCAGGAGCAGGACCCG GATATCAGAGAACTGATG GGGCGATACGAGGTGGGGGTGTTGGCTCAGTTCCCGTTCGCCTCCGGGCTGCAGCGCATGAGCGTGGTGACTCGTGTCCTGGGGGAGCGCAGACTGCGGGCCTACCTCAAGGGGGCGCCAGAGACTGTGGTGCGTCTGTGCCGCCCAGAGACAG TGCCGGGGGATTTCTGGGAGGTTCTAGACAGCTACACGCGTCAGGGTCTGAGAGTGATCGCACTGGCTCATCGGCAGCTCGAACCCAAGCTCACCTGGCACCGCCTGCACACCATCAACCG TGAGGTGATCGAGTGTGAGATGGAGTTTCTGGGTCTGCTGATCCTGCAGAATAAACTGAAGCCCCAGACAGTACCGGTGCTGGCCGAACTCCACCGAGCCAACATCCGCACCGTCATGGTAACAG GTGACAGCATGCTGACAGCGGTCTCCGTGGCTAGGGAGTGCGGTCTCATCCCAGCCCACTCGCAGGTCATCATCACCGAGGCCCAGTCCCCTCGGGAGGGCCAGCCAGCCACCGTGTCCTGGAGCTACAGCCAGGACAGCCCCCACACGCAACGCCCGCTGTCCCCCGCTGCTCCTCAGGAGAGCCGGGTCAGCGTGGGCCCACagccgccccccgccccgcccagctACCACTTCGCCATGAGCGGCCGCACCTTCGCCATCATCCTGGAGCACTTCTCCGAGCTGCTGCCCAAG TTATTACTGTGTGGGACAGTCTATGCCAGAATGGCCCCAGACCAGAAAACACAGCttgtggaagagctgcagaaagTGGA CTATTATGTGGCAATGTGTGGAGATGGAGCCAACGACTGCGGG GCACTGAAGCGAGCCCACACAgggatctctctctcagagctggaGGCCTCTGTGGCCTCTCCCTTCACCTCTCGAACCCCAGACATCTCTTGTGTGCCACACCTCATCAG gGAGGGAAGGGCGGCTCTAGTGACATCTTTCTGTGTGTTCAAGTTCATGGCCCTCTACAGTATTATCCAGTACCTATGTGTGCTACTTCTCTATTCT ATCCTCAGTAATATGGGAGATTCTCAGTATCTGTTCATCGACATCGGCATTATCATGTCTTTGGCTTTTACCA tgAGCCTCAGCCCCGCCTGGACTGAGTTAGTGGCACagcgccccccctcctccctcctctctccctctcttctgctttCCGTCATCGGGCAGATCTTACTGGCCCTCTCCTTCCAGACGGCCACCTTCCTGCTGGCCCACACATA CTCCTGTGAACCTGCCCAGAATGAGACTCACCcctctgattggttggttggGAACCTATCAGCGATGACAGCCAATGGGAGCGGGATGCTGATGactgatgaagaggaggacgaGTCTCACAATATCCAGAATCTGCAGAATACCAGCCTCTTCTTTGTATCCGGCTGCCAGTACCTCACTGTAGCCCTGGTCTTCAACAGAGGACCTCCATTCAGACAGCCCCTCTACACCAACT ATCTGTTTGTGCTGTGCATCCTGTCCTGCTATTGTTTCTTGGTTGTCATATTGCTATATCCTGTACCAGCCCTGCAGGACTTCtttcag CTGGTCTGTATACCTATGGAGTGGCGGTTGACGCTGCTGGGCCTGATTGTTGTAAACTTGATCCTGGCCTTCACACTGGAG AGCATTATCATAGACTGCAAGGAGATATGGCAGAGGCAGTGCACTGGTCAAAAGCTACAtgatccacacactgacacgcactgcTCACAG ATGGAAGTGGACGGAATGTCACTGCAGCGGAGTCCCCATGGTAGCTGTTGCCATAGTTCCCACCCTCCCCGAGCCCGATACCAGCGTCTGGCTCAAGAGCTCCTGCTGGACCCTGGCTGGCCTCCCCATCCTAGCTCTAAAGTAAAACCTCCTTCCTGCCCTGAAAGTAGCATTGTGCAAGGCCAGGCACCTCAGACAACTCCACTCTGA
- the LOC133124632 gene encoding polyamine-transporting ATPase 13A3-like isoform X6 — protein sequence MQREQLASGSTAGRRRRWMSLASTSGFGCRHCRLLGWTPLGWVQQERKQRWDRALARDCWIVHNLNRRLFYGINQIEVKVPSIPKLLVKEVLNPFYLFQVFSVILWSLDDYYYYASAILMMSLLSVCTSLYTVRKQYILLHDMVSAHNVVRCTIYRGDQDTEEILSTDLVPGDVMVIPANGMMMPCDAALIGGTCIVNESMLTGESVPVTKTQLPLSPCGGGPDGALPEPLYDPEEHRRHTLFCGTQVIQTRYYSGERVRAVVVRTGFSTVKGQLVRSILYPKPSDFQLYRDAIRFLLGLVCVAAGGMAYSIYISASMGESVGRILVEALDIITITVPPALPAAMTAGIVYAQHRLRQKGIFCTSPQRINTSGQINLVCFDKTGTLTEDGLDLWGIQTVQDNRFSPPEQEVATEGQPHSPFLIAMASCHSLTRIEGQLTGDPLDIKMFEATGWVLEEPSPDETSNHDLIMPTVVRPTKPYPLETPPCQEQDPDIRELMGRYEVGVLAQFPFASGLQRMSVVTRVLGERRLRAYLKGAPETVVRLCRPETVPGDFWEVLDSYTRQGLRVIALAHRQLEPKLTWHRLHTINREVIECEMEFLGLLILQNKLKPQTVPVLAELHRANIRTVMVTGDSMLTAVSVARECGLIPAHSQVIITEAQSPREGQPATVSWSYSQDSPHTQRPLSPAAPQESRVSVGPQPPPAPPSYHFAMSGRTFAIILEHFSELLPKLLLCGTVYARMAPDQKTQLVEELQKVDYYVAMCGDGANDCGALKRAHTGISLSELEASVASPFTSRTPDISCVPHLIREGRAALVTSFCVFKFMALYSIIQYLCVLLLYSILSNMGDSQYLFIDIGIIMSLAFTMSLSPAWTELVAQRPPSSLLSPSLLLSVIGQILLALSFQTATFLLAHTYSCEPAQNETHPSDWLVGNLSAMTANGSGMLMTDEEEDESHNIQNLQNTSLFFVSGCQYLTVALVFNRGPPFRQPLYTNYLFVLCILSCYCFLVVILLYPVPALQDFFQLVCIPMEWRLTLLGLIVVNLILAFTLESIIIDCKEIWQRQCTGQKLHDPHTDTHCSQMEVDGMSLQRSPHGSCCHSSHPPRARYQRLAQELLLDPGWPPHPSSKVKPPSCPESSIVQGQAPQTTPL from the exons atgcagagagaacagctggccaGTGGATCAACcgcggggaggaggaggagatg GATGAGTTTGGCCAGTACTTCCGGGTTTgggtgcagacactgcaggctgCTGGGGTGGACCCCCTTGggctgggtgcagcaggagagGAAGCAGAGGTGGGACAGAGCTTTAGCAAGGGACTGCTGGATAGTGCACAACCTCAACAG gaggcTGTTCTATGGAATCAATCAGATTGAAGTGAAAGTGCCTTCTATTCCTAAGCTACTCGTCAAGGAG GTGCTCAACCCTTTCTATCTCTTCCAAGTCTTCAGTGTTATCCTCTGGTCTCTGGATGATTACTATTACTACGCCTCAGCTATCttaatgatgtcactgctatCTGTCTGTACCTCACTGTATACTGTCCGTAAG CAATACATCCTGCTCCATGACATGGTGTCTGCCCACAATGTGGTGAGGTGCACCATCTACAGAGGAGACCAAG ACACTGAGGAGATCCTTTCAACGGACCTAGTACCTGGTGATGTCATGGTAATCCCAGCCAATGGCATGATGATGCCCTGTGATGCAGCTTTAATAGGCGGGACctgtattgttaatgagagcatGCTGACAG GGGAGAGTGTGCCAGTGACCAAGACCCAGTTGCCGCTGTCCCCCTGTGGTGGTGGCCCAGATGGTGCCCTCCCAGAGCCCCTGTATGACCCAGAAGAACATCGCAGACACACCCTCTTCTGTGGTACACAGGTTATCCAGACACGCTACTACAGCGGAGAAAGGGTGCGAGCTGTGGTCGTccgcacag GGTTCTCCACAGTGAAGGGGCAGCTGGTCAGGTCCATCCTGTACCCAAAGCCTTCGGACTTCCAGCTCTACCGAGATGCCATTCGCTTCCTgctggggctggtgtgtgtaGCGGCCGGGGGCATGGCCTACTCCATCTACATCAGCGCTTCCATGGGG GAGTCAGTGGGGCGCATCCTGGTGGAGGCCCTggacatcatcaccatcacgGTGCCACCAGCGCTGCCGGCCGCCATGACCGCCGGGATTGTGTACGCCCAGCATCGCCTGCGGCAGAAGGGCATCTTCTGCACCAGCCCCCAGAGGATCAACACCAGCGGTCAGATCAACCTGGTCTGCTTTGACAAG ACTGGCACTCTGACTGAGGATGGTCTTGACCTGTGGGGAATCCAGACAGTTCAGGACaatag GTTCAGTCCTCCAGAGCAGGAGGTAGCAACAGAGGGCCAGCCTCATTCTCCCTTCCTCATTGCCATGGCGTCCTGCCATTCCCTGACCCGCATTGAGGGACAGTTGACTGGAGATCCTCTGGATATCAAGATGTTTGAGGCCACAGGCTGG GTTCTGGAGGAGCCAAGCCCCGATGAGACCTCCAACCATGACCTCATCATGCCCACCGTGGTCCGGCCCACTAAACCTTACCCCCTGGAAACACCCCCATGTCAGGAGCAGGACCCG GATATCAGAGAACTGATG GGGCGATACGAGGTGGGGGTGTTGGCTCAGTTCCCGTTCGCCTCCGGGCTGCAGCGCATGAGCGTGGTGACTCGTGTCCTGGGGGAGCGCAGACTGCGGGCCTACCTCAAGGGGGCGCCAGAGACTGTGGTGCGTCTGTGCCGCCCAGAGACAG TGCCGGGGGATTTCTGGGAGGTTCTAGACAGCTACACGCGTCAGGGTCTGAGAGTGATCGCACTGGCTCATCGGCAGCTCGAACCCAAGCTCACCTGGCACCGCCTGCACACCATCAACCG TGAGGTGATCGAGTGTGAGATGGAGTTTCTGGGTCTGCTGATCCTGCAGAATAAACTGAAGCCCCAGACAGTACCGGTGCTGGCCGAACTCCACCGAGCCAACATCCGCACCGTCATGGTAACAG GTGACAGCATGCTGACAGCGGTCTCCGTGGCTAGGGAGTGCGGTCTCATCCCAGCCCACTCGCAGGTCATCATCACCGAGGCCCAGTCCCCTCGGGAGGGCCAGCCAGCCACCGTGTCCTGGAGCTACAGCCAGGACAGCCCCCACACGCAACGCCCGCTGTCCCCCGCTGCTCCTCAGGAGAGCCGGGTCAGCGTGGGCCCACagccgccccccgccccgcccagctACCACTTCGCCATGAGCGGCCGCACCTTCGCCATCATCCTGGAGCACTTCTCCGAGCTGCTGCCCAAG TTATTACTGTGTGGGACAGTCTATGCCAGAATGGCCCCAGACCAGAAAACACAGCttgtggaagagctgcagaaagTGGA CTATTATGTGGCAATGTGTGGAGATGGAGCCAACGACTGCGGG GCACTGAAGCGAGCCCACACAgggatctctctctcagagctggaGGCCTCTGTGGCCTCTCCCTTCACCTCTCGAACCCCAGACATCTCTTGTGTGCCACACCTCATCAG gGAGGGAAGGGCGGCTCTAGTGACATCTTTCTGTGTGTTCAAGTTCATGGCCCTCTACAGTATTATCCAGTACCTATGTGTGCTACTTCTCTATTCT ATCCTCAGTAATATGGGAGATTCTCAGTATCTGTTCATCGACATCGGCATTATCATGTCTTTGGCTTTTACCA tgAGCCTCAGCCCCGCCTGGACTGAGTTAGTGGCACagcgccccccctcctccctcctctctccctctcttctgctttCCGTCATCGGGCAGATCTTACTGGCCCTCTCCTTCCAGACGGCCACCTTCCTGCTGGCCCACACATA CTCCTGTGAACCTGCCCAGAATGAGACTCACCcctctgattggttggttggGAACCTATCAGCGATGACAGCCAATGGGAGCGGGATGCTGATGactgatgaagaggaggacgaGTCTCACAATATCCAGAATCTGCAGAATACCAGCCTCTTCTTTGTATCCGGCTGCCAGTACCTCACTGTAGCCCTGGTCTTCAACAGAGGACCTCCATTCAGACAGCCCCTCTACACCAACT ATCTGTTTGTGCTGTGCATCCTGTCCTGCTATTGTTTCTTGGTTGTCATATTGCTATATCCTGTACCAGCCCTGCAGGACTTCtttcag CTGGTCTGTATACCTATGGAGTGGCGGTTGACGCTGCTGGGCCTGATTGTTGTAAACTTGATCCTGGCCTTCACACTGGAG AGCATTATCATAGACTGCAAGGAGATATGGCAGAGGCAGTGCACTGGTCAAAAGCTACAtgatccacacactgacacgcactgcTCACAG ATGGAAGTGGACGGAATGTCACTGCAGCGGAGTCCCCATGGTAGCTGTTGCCATAGTTCCCACCCTCCCCGAGCCCGATACCAGCGTCTGGCTCAAGAGCTCCTGCTGGACCCTGGCTGGCCTCCCCATCCTAGCTCTAAAGTAAAACCTCCTTCCTGCCCTGAAAGTAGCATTGTGCAAGGCCAGGCACCTCAGACAACTCCACTCTGA